A window of Lacibacter sediminis contains these coding sequences:
- a CDS encoding DMT family transporter, which translates to MNWIILIIAGLFEVGFATCLGKARATSGTSSVYWMIGFFVCLSISMLLLYKATQTLPIGTAYAVWTGIGAVGTVIMGIIFFKEPADFWRLFFITTLIASIIGLKAVSSH; encoded by the coding sequence ATGAACTGGATCATCCTCATCATTGCAGGTTTGTTTGAGGTAGGTTTTGCAACCTGTCTTGGTAAAGCAAGAGCAACCAGTGGAACTTCATCTGTTTACTGGATGATTGGTTTCTTCGTTTGTCTCAGCATCAGCATGCTGCTGCTGTACAAAGCCACGCAAACATTACCAATTGGTACAGCCTATGCAGTGTGGACAGGCATTGGTGCTGTTGGAACAGTGATCATGGGAATTATTTTCTTTAAAGAACCGGCCGATTTCTGGCGCTTGTTTTTTATCACCACACTTATTGCTTCTATTATTGGGTTGAAGGCGGTTTCATCGCATTGA
- a CDS encoding phosphatidate cytidylyltransferase, which translates to MAFNWQTFRTRALTAILFVVVMLVGLLWNKWSFLLLFSIIHFGCWFEYQKLVGLIDKGYQTINPFHKYGVMIGGYGLMLFFTADWYISGNVSLHSIGWILMLAGFLLVPISELLFSKQFNFKYIAHSIFGLIYISLSWALLLHLRSGGMWMPHNGEDTFTNISTLLARISGYAVPLIIIGSIWINDTMAYIVGSLIGKTPLSSISPKKTWEGTIGGIILAVGVMWLLGYLSQSSVAWLWAVIAAVAAVAGTFGDLLESKLKRLANVKDSGSFMPGHGGFLDRFDSLLLATPFVWLLLKLIN; encoded by the coding sequence ATGGCTTTTAACTGGCAAACATTCCGCACACGTGCACTCACAGCAATTTTATTTGTGGTGGTAATGCTTGTTGGTTTGTTGTGGAATAAATGGAGTTTTCTGTTGCTCTTCAGTATTATTCATTTTGGTTGCTGGTTCGAGTATCAGAAATTGGTTGGGTTGATCGATAAAGGCTATCAAACGATCAATCCTTTTCATAAATACGGTGTAATGATTGGTGGTTATGGGTTGATGTTATTCTTTACAGCAGATTGGTATATCAGCGGTAATGTCTCACTTCATTCTATTGGATGGATACTGATGCTCGCAGGGTTTTTATTGGTGCCGATCAGCGAATTGCTGTTCTCTAAACAGTTCAACTTTAAATACATTGCTCATTCCATTTTCGGATTGATCTATATTTCACTTAGCTGGGCATTGCTCCTGCATTTACGCAGCGGTGGTATGTGGATGCCACACAATGGAGAAGATACCTTTACCAATATTTCTACTTTATTGGCAAGAATAAGCGGTTATGCTGTACCGCTGATCATTATTGGTTCTATCTGGATCAACGATACCATGGCTTATATTGTTGGTTCGCTCATTGGCAAAACACCACTCAGCAGCATCTCGCCTAAAAAAACATGGGAGGGAACCATTGGTGGTATTATTTTAGCAGTGGGGGTGATGTGGTTGTTGGGTTACTTGAGTCAATCATCTGTTGCATGGTTATGGGCTGTTATTGCAGCAGTTGCTGCGGTTGCCGGCACCTTTGGCGATCTGCTTGAAAGTAAACTGAAGCGGTTAGCCAATGTAAAAGACAGTGGAAGTTTTATGCCGGGCCACGGTGGTTTCCTTGATCGTTTCGATTCTTTATTACTTGCAACACCATTTGTGTGGTTGTTGTTAAAACTGATAAACTGA
- a CDS encoding CPBP family intramembrane glutamic endopeptidase: MQYRSVKGFTGWGQIGFLLLFTGLGLMVAAVVQLIVGFSLVPAGTKMNDIAVEMMKAMGNPKHVNTLRVLQVVSTFLMMGIPAYLFLRLCHSKNWLWLGFSKHFTPAQVVVGFVLLFCANLVAQPLADLSKEIVTYFPVVLKKAENLEKLYNDQVALMSNLTSWSEFIIAVFIIAFFPALFEEMFFRGALQNTLQRWWKSPIAAIVVSSLIFSLIHLSIYLFLSRVLLGIGLGWIFYKSRNIWVGTVVHFLNNTFALIQIFALSKADKKVDVSKLDADLPWWAVGLSFVFLIGSAYLFKMISASNAEKIRVKEVLLYEKLQPYSGLTSKTSKDV, from the coding sequence ATGCAATATAGAAGCGTAAAAGGTTTCACAGGCTGGGGTCAAATAGGTTTTTTACTGCTCTTTACAGGTTTGGGGCTTATGGTTGCAGCAGTTGTTCAGTTAATCGTTGGCTTTTCGCTTGTTCCTGCCGGAACGAAGATGAATGACATAGCTGTCGAGATGATGAAAGCGATGGGTAACCCTAAACATGTGAATACCCTAAGGGTCCTACAGGTTGTCAGTACTTTCTTGATGATGGGAATACCTGCTTATCTTTTCTTACGGTTATGCCACTCCAAAAATTGGTTATGGCTTGGCTTTTCAAAGCATTTTACTCCCGCACAGGTTGTTGTGGGCTTTGTTTTACTCTTTTGTGCGAATCTTGTCGCACAGCCACTTGCCGATTTAAGTAAGGAAATCGTTACATACTTCCCGGTTGTCTTAAAAAAGGCCGAGAATTTAGAAAAACTATATAATGACCAGGTTGCTTTAATGAGCAATCTTACAAGCTGGAGTGAATTTATTATAGCTGTATTTATAATAGCTTTTTTTCCGGCTTTGTTTGAAGAGATGTTTTTTCGTGGAGCTCTGCAAAATACGTTACAGCGATGGTGGAAAAGTCCAATTGCAGCTATTGTAGTTTCATCTTTAATATTCAGCCTCATACATCTGTCAATTTACCTTTTCTTAAGCAGAGTGTTACTTGGAATTGGACTTGGATGGATTTTTTATAAAAGCAGAAACATTTGGGTGGGCACTGTGGTGCATTTTCTTAATAATACATTTGCTCTGATACAAATTTTCGCTTTAAGTAAAGCCGATAAAAAAGTTGATGTGTCAAAGCTGGATGCTGATTTACCATGGTGGGCTGTTGGATTAAGTTTCGTTTTTTTGATTGGTTCAGCCTATCTGTTTAAAATGATTTCAGCTAGCAATGCTGAAAAGATAAGGGTAAAAGAAGTGTTGTTGTATGAAAAATTACAGCCTTACTCAGGGCTTACTTCAAAAACTAGTAAAGATGTATAA
- a CDS encoding SDR family oxidoreductase, whose amino-acid sequence MNVVITGASRGIGKAVAEIFAANGHALYLSSKSEVAIYKTMAELQDKYPGVKIKAKSRDLSKREEVDSFGKWVLDNSFNIDVLVNNAGNFLPGSVYNEEDGFLEEMIATNLYSAYHLTRKLLPQMMKQSPVSGSRGHIFNMCSIASLHAYKNGGAYSISKYAMHGFSKNLREEMKSHLIKVTSVFPGAVLTDSWGDYDNSSKRIMEADDIAKLVYASSQLSPQACVEDIIIRPQLGDL is encoded by the coding sequence ATGAACGTTGTCATCACCGGTGCATCAAGAGGAATTGGCAAGGCCGTTGCAGAAATATTTGCAGCAAATGGCCATGCCCTGTATCTCAGTTCAAAAAGTGAAGTAGCGATCTACAAAACAATGGCGGAGTTGCAGGACAAGTATCCCGGCGTAAAGATCAAAGCCAAATCAAGGGATCTCAGTAAACGTGAAGAGGTAGATAGTTTCGGTAAGTGGGTGCTCGACAACAGCTTCAACATTGATGTGTTGGTGAACAACGCCGGAAATTTTTTACCCGGCAGCGTCTACAATGAAGAAGATGGTTTCCTCGAAGAAATGATCGCTACAAATCTTTACAGCGCTTACCATCTTACCCGTAAACTGTTACCGCAAATGATGAAGCAAAGCCCGGTCAGCGGTTCACGTGGACATATTTTTAACATGTGTTCCATTGCTTCGCTTCATGCTTATAAAAACGGCGGCGCATACAGCATCAGTAAATATGCCATGCACGGCTTCAGTAAAAATCTGCGTGAAGAAATGAAATCGCACCTGATTAAAGTGACCTCTGTTTTTCCCGGTGCCGTACTCACCGATTCATGGGGCGATTATGATAATTCGAGCAAACGTATTATGGAAGCAGACGATATTGCCAAACTGGTATATGCCAGTTCACAGCTTTCGCCGCAGGCTTGTGTGGAAGATATTATCATCAGGCCGCAATTGGGTGACTTATAA
- a CDS encoding M949_RS01915 family surface polysaccharide biosynthesis protein, translating to MMRCCVLLFLFSLMLSCKNKKQESNKAPVVQDEKVVSEVEEVTAAVSALLPLPSSYQLKRAKKWHDVSGENWLVLYETGAYIEKGQTNASAKLSAVLFQKTDSGFVTKWKMMDEINNCGLDIVCSFYDDHLTITDLDSNGLAEITMLYALSCKGDVSPNEKKLIMYEGAQKYAIRGEELMLLQKDTIGGSWKADTAFSNAPKAFLAYAVERWQKFGKQEYQ from the coding sequence ATGATGCGTTGTTGTGTGTTGTTGTTTCTTTTCTCTCTGATGCTTTCCTGTAAAAACAAAAAACAGGAAAGTAATAAAGCGCCTGTTGTTCAGGATGAGAAGGTAGTATCAGAGGTGGAAGAAGTAACAGCAGCTGTAAGTGCATTGTTGCCATTGCCCAGCTCCTATCAATTAAAACGTGCAAAGAAATGGCATGATGTATCGGGTGAAAACTGGCTGGTGTTATATGAAACCGGTGCGTATATTGAAAAAGGACAGACCAATGCATCTGCAAAGCTCTCAGCCGTACTCTTTCAAAAAACTGATAGCGGATTTGTGACGAAGTGGAAGATGATGGATGAAATCAACAATTGCGGGTTAGATATTGTGTGCTCGTTTTATGATGATCATTTAACCATCACTGATCTCGACAGTAACGGACTTGCTGAAATAACGATGTTGTATGCACTTAGCTGCAAAGGCGACGTCAGTCCGAATGAAAAGAAATTGATCATGTATGAAGGCGCACAGAAATACGCCATCCGTGGCGAAGAACTGATGCTGTTGCAGAAAGATACCATTGGCGGAAGCTGGAAAGCCGATACTGCCTTCAGTAATGCACCGAAGGCTTTTCTTGCATACGCAGTAGAGCGTTGGCAGAAGTTTGGTAAACAGGAATACCAATAG
- the trhA gene encoding PAQR family membrane homeostasis protein TrhA — protein sequence MTEQQTNLRLEIANSITHGIGIIFGIAALPVLSALAATKNHNTAVIGAAVYAFCFLLLFTFSTLYHAFQHPGVKRVLHMFDHISIYFLIAGTYTPFLLNYMMNPTGITMLVVLWSLTFIGIFFKIFFTGKFNYVSTVIYLGMGWILLFSGRQFFAAVPFDVLIMIIIGGVLYSIGVIFYLWEKFLYHHVIWHLFVLSAAICHYVAVLLMV from the coding sequence ATGACAGAACAGCAAACTAATCTTCGTCTTGAGATTGCAAACAGCATCACCCATGGCATCGGGATCATTTTTGGTATTGCTGCATTGCCGGTGTTAAGCGCATTGGCTGCTACCAAAAATCATAATACTGCTGTTATCGGCGCTGCTGTTTATGCGTTTTGCTTTTTACTGTTGTTTACATTCTCTACACTTTATCATGCATTTCAACATCCTGGTGTAAAAAGAGTGCTGCATATGTTCGATCATATCAGCATCTATTTCCTTATTGCCGGAACATACACACCCTTTCTGTTAAACTACATGATGAACCCAACAGGTATTACCATGTTGGTTGTATTGTGGAGCCTTACGTTTATTGGTATTTTTTTTAAAATATTTTTCACCGGTAAGTTTAATTATGTGTCAACAGTAATCTATCTCGGTATGGGGTGGATACTATTATTCAGCGGCAGGCAATTTTTTGCCGCAGTCCCCTTCGATGTTTTGATCATGATCATTATAGGTGGTGTACTGTACAGTATTGGCGTAATATTTTATCTCTGGGAAAAATTCCTTTATCACCATGTTATCTGGCATCTGTTTGTTTTATCGGCAGCAATCTGTCACTATGTGGCTGTTTTATTAATGGTGTAA
- a CDS encoding YjjG family noncanonical pyrimidine nucleotidase, with protein MKYRHLFFDLDHTLWDFDANAMETLADVYKELDLQAAGVNDFDLFCKHYLHHNAILWDRYHHGYISADDLKWKRMWRTLLEFKNGSEELARKMSGYFLEVLPTKQNLFPYTHEILRHLKEKEYKLHLITNGFEKTQWRKLDNSKLGSYFEEVITSERSNSVKPNKEIFEYALHITGAQVHESIMIGDNLDADIQGAINAGMDSIFVNHIKSDLKGVQPTYVIHHLQELETIFE; from the coding sequence ATGAAATATCGTCACTTGTTTTTTGACCTCGACCATACCCTTTGGGATTTTGATGCCAATGCCATGGAAACATTGGCTGATGTGTATAAAGAACTTGATTTGCAGGCAGCCGGCGTCAACGATTTTGATCTATTCTGCAAACACTATCTTCATCACAACGCTATTCTGTGGGACCGCTATCATCATGGCTACATTTCGGCTGATGATCTTAAATGGAAACGGATGTGGCGCACCTTGCTGGAGTTTAAAAACGGCAGCGAAGAACTGGCCCGTAAAATGAGTGGTTATTTTTTAGAAGTATTGCCCACTAAGCAAAACCTGTTTCCCTATACACATGAAATACTGCGTCATTTAAAAGAGAAAGAATACAAACTTCACCTCATCACTAATGGTTTTGAAAAAACACAATGGCGCAAGCTTGATAACAGCAAACTGGGAAGTTATTTTGAAGAAGTGATCACCAGCGAAAGAAGCAACAGCGTAAAACCAAACAAAGAAATTTTTGAATACGCACTTCACATCACCGGCGCACAAGTTCACGAAAGCATTATGATCGGCGATAATTTAGATGCAGATATTCAAGGCGCCATCAACGCCGGGATGGATTCGATCTTTGTGAATCACATAAAAAGCGATCTGAAAGGTGTTCAACCAACTTATGTGATTCATCATTTGCAAGAATTAGAAACTATTTTTGAATAA
- a CDS encoding phosphatidylserine decarboxylase family protein, protein MTIHREGFKSISIAAVLFVIINLLAFNFISPTLPVLSWLIFAVTLFFFLFIVSFFRIPKRVTPKNEHVIYSPCDGKVVVIEEITDVEYFKDKRIQLSVFMSPANVHVNLNPIAGEVNYSQYHKGKYLVAWNPKSSTENERHSVVLSNDRIVILVKQIAGAVAKRIVNYLQPGQKVEQGGELGFIKFGSRVDILLPPGTKINVKLNEVVKGGVTVLAEY, encoded by the coding sequence ATGACTATTCACAGAGAAGGATTTAAAAGTATTTCTATTGCGGCGGTATTGTTTGTGATCATTAATCTGCTGGCATTTAATTTTATCAGCCCCACATTACCAGTGCTTTCCTGGCTCATTTTTGCAGTGACCTTATTCTTCTTTCTGTTTATCGTTTCTTTCTTTCGTATTCCAAAGCGTGTTACACCCAAAAACGAACATGTTATTTACAGTCCTTGCGATGGTAAAGTGGTGGTGATTGAAGAGATTACTGATGTTGAATATTTTAAAGACAAACGTATTCAGTTGAGTGTCTTTATGAGCCCGGCGAATGTGCATGTGAATTTGAATCCAATAGCAGGCGAGGTGAATTATTCGCAATACCATAAAGGCAAATACCTTGTTGCATGGAATCCGAAATCATCTACCGAAAACGAACGACATAGCGTGGTGTTGAGCAACGATCGTATTGTAATCCTTGTAAAACAAATTGCAGGTGCTGTTGCAAAACGTATCGTTAACTATCTCCAACCCGGACAAAAAGTAGAACAGGGTGGGGAACTCGGGTTCATTAAATTCGGTTCACGTGTTGATATTCTTTTGCCTCCGGGTACAAAGATCAATGTGAAGTTGAATGAAGTTGTGAAGGGTGGGGTTACGGTGTTAGCGGAATATTGA
- a CDS encoding MBL fold metallo-hydrolase: MAKLPTHNSSLSFIKENWNGNLLNTKQQYVNLDGPSERSFAELLKWQTEKNPFKSLKRNQQTNIDVSINQQITANREDGIVWMGHACFLFTLGGKHFIVDPVLYNVGPLKRFTPLPCDVAALKQIDFILLSHNHRDHADKRSMIELCALNPSAVILTGLNITPLLRSWRITNQIIEAGWYQQYQLETDVQVSYLPAKHWNRRGLHDMNDMLWGSFMLQSPTQTIYFGADSGLGIHYTEIAQLFPNIDVAVLGIGAYKPEWFMNTAHTSPADALVAFEQLKAKQLIPMHHGTFDLSDEPVFYPKQELILLAEKLGIAGVNHLSIGNKLQF; this comes from the coding sequence ATGGCAAAATTACCAACACATAATTCCTCGCTGTCGTTCATTAAAGAAAATTGGAACGGCAACCTGCTGAATACAAAACAACAGTACGTCAATCTCGACGGACCTTCTGAACGTTCTTTCGCTGAGTTACTGAAATGGCAAACAGAAAAAAATCCATTTAAATCATTGAAGCGAAATCAGCAGACGAATATTGATGTTTCAATAAATCAACAGATCACGGCCAACAGGGAAGATGGTATTGTTTGGATGGGACATGCATGCTTTCTGTTTACTCTTGGCGGAAAGCATTTTATTGTTGATCCTGTGTTGTACAACGTCGGTCCTTTGAAGCGGTTTACACCACTGCCTTGCGATGTGGCAGCATTGAAGCAGATCGATTTTATTTTATTGTCACATAATCATCGAGATCATGCAGACAAAAGAAGTATGATTGAACTGTGTGCATTAAATCCATCAGCGGTTATTCTCACAGGCTTAAATATCACCCCTCTGTTGCGAAGCTGGAGAATCACTAACCAGATCATTGAAGCCGGATGGTATCAACAGTATCAATTGGAAACCGATGTACAGGTGAGTTATTTGCCTGCCAAACATTGGAACCGTCGTGGCTTGCACGATATGAATGATATGCTGTGGGGAAGTTTTATGTTGCAGTCTCCCACACAAACGATCTACTTTGGTGCAGACAGCGGTTTAGGAATTCACTATACAGAAATTGCACAACTCTTTCCCAATATTGATGTGGCTGTTCTGGGCATTGGCGCCTACAAACCAGAGTGGTTTATGAATACAGCACACACAAGTCCGGCAGATGCTTTAGTTGCCTTTGAACAATTGAAAGCAAAACAACTTATTCCTATGCATCACGGCACATTCGATTTAAGTGATGAGCCGGTCTTTTATCCGAAACAGGAATTGATATTACTGGCAGAGAAGCTCGGTATTGCGGGAGTCAATCATCTTTCTATCGGAAACAAATTGCAGTTTTAG
- the dusB gene encoding tRNA dihydrouridine synthase DusB: MVKIGNISLPEFPLLLAPMEDVSDPPFRAVCKDNGADMMFSEFISSEGLIRDAIKSRQKLDFEEEERPFGIQIFGGDEEALGMSARICETVNPDLVDINFGCPVKKVAMKGAGAGVLKDVDLMVRLTASVVNSTSLPVTVKTRLGWDDNTKNIEEVAERLQDVGIKALSIHGRTRSQMYKGEADWTLIAKVKNNPRIHIPIFGNGDIDSAEKALEYKNRYGVDGVMIGRAAIGYPWIFNEIKHFVKTGEHLAPPTIEQRVEVCRKHLHKSFAWKGPKVGIFEMRRHYANYLKGLPNIKEYRGKLVTLNTVEEIDAVLDEIVVKFSGFEFAPSKIELINYHEKCPID; the protein is encoded by the coding sequence GTGGTAAAGATAGGTAACATATCGCTTCCTGAATTTCCGCTCCTCCTTGCGCCCATGGAGGATGTGAGTGATCCGCCATTCCGTGCAGTTTGCAAGGATAATGGTGCAGATATGATGTTCAGTGAATTCATCAGCAGCGAAGGTTTGATTCGTGATGCCATCAAAAGTCGTCAGAAACTCGACTTTGAAGAAGAGGAACGTCCTTTCGGTATCCAGATCTTTGGTGGTGATGAAGAAGCGCTTGGTATGAGTGCCCGCATTTGTGAAACCGTAAATCCTGACCTGGTTGATATAAACTTTGGTTGCCCGGTGAAAAAAGTAGCGATGAAAGGTGCGGGTGCCGGTGTGCTGAAAGATGTTGACCTGATGGTGCGGTTAACCGCCTCCGTTGTTAACTCCACTTCGTTGCCCGTTACTGTAAAAACAAGATTGGGCTGGGACGACAATACCAAGAACATTGAAGAAGTGGCCGAACGTTTGCAGGATGTTGGTATTAAAGCTTTGAGCATACATGGTCGTACACGTAGCCAGATGTATAAAGGCGAAGCCGACTGGACCTTGATCGCTAAAGTGAAAAACAATCCACGTATTCATATCCCAATTTTTGGAAATGGTGATATCGACAGTGCTGAAAAAGCATTGGAATACAAAAACCGTTACGGTGTTGACGGGGTGATGATCGGTCGTGCTGCTATTGGCTATCCCTGGATCTTTAACGAGATCAAACACTTTGTAAAAACAGGCGAACACTTAGCACCACCAACCATTGAACAACGAGTTGAAGTTTGCAGAAAGCATTTACATAAATCCTTTGCTTGGAAAGGCCCAAAAGTTGGCATTTTTGAAATGCGCAGGCATTACGCTAACTACCTGAAAGGTTTGCCCAATATTAAAGAATACCGTGGCAAATTAGTCACGCTTAATACCGTTGAAGAAATTGATGCGGTGCTGGATGAGATCGTTGTGAAGTTCAGTGGATTTGAATTTGCTCCTTCGAAGATTGAATTGATCAACTACCACGAGAAGTGTCCGATTGATTAA